One Halomonas sp. M4R1S46 genomic window carries:
- the msrA gene encoding peptide-methionine (S)-S-oxide reductase MsrA — MTSTPTVRRWGTILLIAALTSPALAAETASAVFAGGCFWCMEQAYDKVEGVVETTSGFSGGHVEDPTYEQVSAGGTGHIEVVKVDYDPDEVDYATLLHVFWRNIDPFAVDRQFCDEGRTYRSALFPMNDAQREQAEASRQAVAERFDQDIATEIIDFEAFYPAGDYHQDFYEENSLRYNFYKSACGRSERLKEIWGDEAEPSGRH, encoded by the coding sequence ATGACCAGCACGCCCACTGTCCGCCGGTGGGGTACTATCCTGCTCATCGCCGCTCTGACATCCCCTGCCCTGGCCGCCGAGACCGCGAGCGCCGTCTTCGCCGGCGGCTGCTTCTGGTGCATGGAACAGGCCTACGACAAGGTCGAGGGCGTGGTCGAGACCACCTCCGGCTTCAGCGGGGGCCACGTGGAAGACCCGACCTACGAGCAGGTCTCCGCCGGGGGCACCGGCCATATCGAGGTGGTCAAGGTCGACTACGACCCCGATGAGGTCGACTACGCCACCCTGCTCCATGTCTTCTGGCGCAACATCGACCCCTTCGCCGTGGACCGCCAGTTCTGCGACGAGGGCCGCACCTACCGGAGCGCCCTCTTCCCCATGAACGACGCCCAGCGCGAGCAGGCCGAGGCCAGCCGCCAGGCCGTGGCTGAACGCTTCGACCAGGACATCGCCACCGAGATCATCGATTTCGAGGCCTTCTACCCGGCCGGGGACTACCACCAGGACTTCTACGAGGAGAACTCGCTGCGCTACAACTTCTACAAGTCGGCCTGCGGGCGCTCGGAGCGGCTCAAGGAGATCTGGGGCGACGAGGCCGAACCCAGCGGTCGCCACTGA
- a CDS encoding MFS transporter: protein MIDVHSHAWWRATLALCLGSFLVFINLYVPQPLLPSLREAHGVSTLAANLVMAVSTLALAASLLVFGPLSDAIGRAGIMRVTLLLAAALSLGLALAPSFEVLLVLRALQGFVLGGLPAVAIAWMGDEFEPPALLPAVGLYIGANSLGGISGRVIGGVVAEAGGVSLSFLAVGGLTLVGVALFWRLLPPARHFAPQPFHLGEAVSGLAAHLRNPWLRGAYLLGGLNFLVFINQYSYIAFRLAEAPFGLGARWLGLLFLTYLGGTLGSSLSGRLSRRLSPPACMALGTLVLMGGTLMTLAGSLALILAGLTVNAFGFFLAHAMASSWVGRQARRARGSASALYLVFYYTGASLGGLWLEPFWRSAGWPGVVLGSWLVLGLTLSIALRLWRDERRGGEGLAGCATD from the coding sequence ATGATCGACGTCCACAGCCATGCCTGGTGGCGTGCCACCCTGGCGCTATGCCTCGGCTCCTTTCTCGTCTTCATCAATCTCTACGTGCCGCAGCCGCTGCTGCCGTCCCTGCGTGAGGCCCATGGCGTCTCCACCCTGGCGGCCAACCTGGTCATGGCGGTCTCCACCCTGGCCCTGGCGGCGTCCCTGCTGGTCTTCGGGCCCCTGTCGGATGCCATCGGCCGCGCCGGGATCATGCGCGTCACCCTGCTGCTGGCCGCGGCCCTGTCGCTGGGCCTGGCCCTGGCGCCGAGTTTCGAGGTCCTGCTGGTGCTGCGCGCCCTGCAGGGCTTCGTGCTGGGCGGGCTGCCGGCGGTGGCGATCGCCTGGATGGGTGACGAGTTCGAGCCTCCGGCACTGCTCCCGGCGGTGGGGCTCTATATCGGCGCCAACTCCCTGGGCGGCATCAGCGGGCGGGTGATTGGCGGCGTGGTCGCGGAGGCGGGCGGGGTGTCGCTGAGTTTCCTGGCGGTCGGCGGGTTGACCCTGGTGGGCGTGGCCCTGTTCTGGCGGCTGCTGCCCCCGGCGCGGCACTTCGCCCCGCAGCCCTTCCACCTCGGCGAGGCCGTCTCGGGCCTCGCCGCCCACCTGCGCAATCCCTGGCTCAGGGGCGCCTACCTGCTCGGCGGGCTGAACTTCCTGGTGTTCATCAACCAGTACAGCTATATCGCCTTCCGCCTGGCGGAGGCGCCCTTCGGGCTGGGGGCCCGCTGGCTGGGACTGCTGTTTCTCACCTATCTGGGGGGCACCCTGGGCTCGAGTCTCTCGGGCCGGCTGTCGCGCCGGCTGTCGCCGCCGGCCTGCATGGCCCTGGGCACCCTGGTACTGATGGGCGGGACCCTGATGACACTCGCCGGGTCGCTGGCACTCATCCTGGCCGGGCTGACGGTCAACGCCTTCGGCTTCTTCCTGGCTCATGCCATGGCGTCCAGCTGGGTGGGGCGCCAGGCGAGGCGGGCGCGCGGCAGCGCCTCGGCCCTCTACCTGGTGTTCTACTACACGGGGGCGAGCCTCGGCGGGCTCTGGCTCGAGCCGTTCTGGCGCAGCGCGGGCTGGCCGGGGGTGGTGCTGGGGTCCTGGCTGGTGCTGGGCCTGACGCTGTCGATCGCCCTGCGCCTGTGGCGCGACGAGCGGCGTGGCGGCGAGGGCCTGGCCGGCTGCGCGACCGACTGA
- a CDS encoding C40 family peptidase, protein MRGPRSCRHLLAVLSLTLLAGCAASGGGPEPVEDYFARDLPGLDRGPRMSPVDNPILAARGLRNPPPALIRRALLAQHRRWLGTPYRLGGTTRRGIDCSALVQHVFADTFRLELPRTTLQQVYEGEPVAREALRPGDLVFFRPPGVNRHVGIYVGEGRFLHASTSRGVKLSSLDNRYWRRHYWQARRPLDTVHLARRLEPRMLASGEG, encoded by the coding sequence ATGCGAGGCCCGAGATCATGTCGTCACCTCCTGGCGGTGCTGTCACTGACCCTGCTGGCCGGCTGTGCCGCCTCGGGTGGCGGCCCCGAGCCCGTGGAGGACTATTTCGCCCGTGACCTGCCGGGGCTCGACCGCGGGCCGCGGATGTCGCCGGTCGACAACCCCATCCTCGCCGCCCGGGGGCTGCGCAACCCGCCGCCGGCGTTGATCCGGCGCGCCCTGCTGGCCCAGCACCGGCGCTGGCTGGGCACCCCCTATCGACTGGGCGGCACCACCCGGCGGGGCATCGACTGCTCGGCCCTGGTGCAGCACGTGTTCGCCGACACCTTCCGCCTCGAGCTGCCGCGCACGACCCTGCAGCAGGTGTACGAGGGCGAGCCGGTGGCTCGGGAAGCCTTGAGGCCGGGGGACCTGGTGTTCTTCCGTCCCCCCGGGGTGAATCGCCACGTCGGCATCTACGTCGGCGAGGGCCGCTTCCTGCACGCCTCCACCTCCCGCGGCGTCAAGCTCTCCTCCCTGGACAACCGCTACTGGCGACGCCATTACTGGCAGGCCCGCCGGCCGCTGGATACCGTGCACCTGGCGAGGCGCCTCGAGCCCCGGATGCTGGCCAGCGGCGAGGGGTGA
- a CDS encoding LysR family transcriptional regulator has protein sequence MTLPFDLRTLEVFLAVVDRGGFSAAARERHVAQSAVSQTIANLERRLGLTLFQRHERRITLTPEGDALVDHARALVERAEAAHLAMRELHDLVKGELRIGIPSMLGSYYFPPLLMGFKSRYPGLRLTVVEAGARRLQQMIAAGELDLGVVIDDGASRHLTRRHLVREEMVVCVPRDHPFAGRTSIPPAAFFAEPLVLFQDGYFHREFVDALARERGAEADVAFESNLIPLTKAIVRRGFGITTFLRRVVEEPELAAVSFDPPTWLDLSLAWAEGAYLSRAEQAFVDFVLANR, from the coding sequence ATGACCCTACCCTTCGACCTGCGGACCCTCGAGGTCTTCCTCGCAGTGGTGGACCGGGGCGGCTTCAGCGCGGCCGCCCGCGAGCGGCACGTGGCCCAGTCCGCGGTCAGCCAGACCATCGCCAACCTCGAGCGCCGCCTGGGGCTGACGCTGTTCCAGCGCCATGAGCGACGCATCACCCTCACCCCGGAGGGTGACGCCCTCGTCGACCATGCCCGGGCCCTGGTCGAGCGGGCCGAGGCCGCCCATCTGGCGATGCGCGAGCTCCACGACCTGGTCAAGGGGGAGCTGCGCATCGGCATCCCCTCGATGCTGGGCTCCTACTATTTCCCGCCGCTGCTGATGGGCTTCAAGTCGCGCTATCCCGGCCTTCGCCTCACCGTGGTGGAGGCCGGGGCACGCCGCCTGCAACAGATGATCGCCGCCGGCGAGCTGGATCTCGGCGTGGTCATCGACGACGGGGCCAGCCGCCACCTGACACGGCGTCACCTGGTGCGGGAGGAGATGGTGGTCTGCGTGCCCCGGGATCACCCCTTCGCCGGCCGGACGAGCATCCCGCCGGCGGCGTTCTTCGCCGAGCCGCTGGTGCTCTTCCAGGACGGCTACTTCCACCGGGAATTCGTCGACGCCCTGGCCCGGGAGCGCGGCGCCGAGGCCGACGTCGCCTTCGAGTCGAACCTGATCCCGCTGACCAAGGCGATCGTCCGCCGGGGCTTCGGGATCACCACCTTCCTGCGCCGGGTGGTGGAGGAACCGGAGCTGGCGGCGGTATCCTTCGACCCGCCCACCTGGCTCGACCTGTCGCTGGCCTGGGCCGAGGGCGCCTACCTGTCCCGTGCCGAGCAGGCCTTCGTCGACTTCGTGCTGGCCAACCGCTGA